A segment of the Emys orbicularis isolate rEmyOrb1 chromosome 24, rEmyOrb1.hap1, whole genome shotgun sequence genome:
GGCggttgtaaagcgctttgagatgcTTGGCTGAAAGGTGCCGTAGGGGGCAAGGTGGCATTCACAGATACAGAGAGCATCTTTCCTCTCCAGGGACTTCCCATGCGGGCCCTCGGACTGCTCGGTCCAGGCCAGCACTAATGGCTACGTGTGCGCTTCCCTTTTCAGTCGTGTTTAACACACTCACTAGCAGGATTGTAAATTCGAGTGTGGACGCTCAGGGCCAGGATCTCTAAAGGGCTCCACATGCTGggggcctaaatgggagctgaaaaTCGGGCTCCAGAGATGGACAGGGAGCGCTAGAATAACTGGCCCTGACTTCTTTGGAAATTCTGGCCCCCTGTCGCCAGCAGAggccaggtttttaaaaatgcGTCGTTGGTAGGGAAGACGAGGCCCAAAAGTCCGTGTAATCCTGAGCCTTTGTGGTTGTGGCTGGAGCAGTGCTGAGCCGTGCCTGGTGCTCGGCCTGGGtatgaaaaaaatctctctcaccCGAGCTGTGTAATAAGTTCCCCTTCTGATTTCCCTGCAGACCTCCCCATGAACCAAACTGTGAATCTCACATGCGGAGATGAAGACCACAGCTACCTTGTATTTATACTTGCTGCGGGTCTACACCTTTGCTTTCTACCTTAGTTCCCAGACTGGCACCTGCTGTCAGGTGTCTCCAAACGGCCTACGTCTGCTCTTGAATTTGTGGTTGGGCTTTAACACATGTTAACTAACGTGATTGTAAATTGCAGAGGATGCTACAGAAAGGCCCCCGGACACAAACTAGGGTTAAACATGACTAGCAACAAGCGGTTGTGTCCTGTCCACACCAGAATTTTCAATCCTGTTAGTGAACGTGTTAAAACGTGACTGTGGAGTTTGATCTACCCCGGAGTATCGGAGACCTGACCTCTCTTTCTCATGCCCAGGTTCTTGCGGTGCCTGGTttgtgggagctgctggctgtAGAGTAAGAGAAGCTGCCTCTAGCTGGAGACCCCCGGCTCTCTCCACCCAGGCGCCATGGTGACTGAGGAGGAAGTGGAGGCCATCGGCCGGACGCTGGTGGACACCATGCAGCCCCTGAAGGCTCGTTTCCGAGCCCTCTTCACCCTGCGCAACGTGGGCGGCCAGGCCGCCATCGACTGGATCAGCCGGGCGTTCGGGGATGAGTCTGCCCTTCTGAAACACGAGCTGGCGTACTGCCTGGGGCAGATGCAGGATGAGCGTGCCATCCCCTGCCTGGTCCGGGTACTGCAGGACACCAGCCAGGAGCCCATGGTGCGCCATGAAGCAGGTACGAGAGCTCAGTGCTTGAGCGGGGGTCTGTCCTGGTCCCACTGGCACAGAGACCCTTGCCAATCCAGCCCGAGCCAGGGACTGACGTAgccgggcagggcagggatggatGGAATTGTGGCTTGTTCCGGGGGGGCAGGAACATGTGCCAACCTTTTCCTGGTGTGTCTTATTTCCAGCTCTGTGCTGGCTGGCACCTCAGGAGGCAGAGCCAGTGCTCCACTCCACATTGCTGGCTCCCCCCGAGCAGTGGCTGGCGATGTGAGGAGCAAGGTGGCTCCTAACTCCCctcgacagccccccccccccccccgacggaGCTCCCGGGCTGCTGGAGCAGACCCCACGTGGTGCTGCATGTACAGTGAATCCAAGCTCACTGGGGTGTGATGTTGCGGACATCTCTCAACGCCAGGCCGAAGCTGCTTCCCGTCCCCACAAAATGCCAGCTCgtccctgccctctgccccggTGCCACTTGCTGCGTTTCCCTCCCGCTTTCCGTAGCTCGGCTGTTGCAGCCAGGCGTGTGGCAGGGCTGTGTCCCCCcggccccaggggaggggcaaGGCCTCATTAAAGGTGACGGCAGCAGTATGGGAGCTTCCAGCTTGTTCACTGGCACCGGTGCCTTCGGTCTGTGTTCCAGGGGAAGCTTTGGGAGCGATTGGGAACCCCCAGGTGCTGGATGTTCTGAGACGTTATTCGGAAGACCCGGTGATTGAGGTAAAGCTTTCCCTGCGTTCCCCTGCCAAGGGCAGCCATCAGCACTGATCATGGCAGTGAGTAGGGCAGTCGTTGGGGGTATTATGCTGATGGGCGGACACACCTCTTGTCTGTGAGTTTTTTCTCATGCAGATAACAGCCCTAGTCCTGCTGGCAGTGCCACTTTTCCCCATGCTGCCCCCTGTCTGGGGGAGTCAGTCTGTGCAGCCCCATTTGATACCTGCTGCCATTGGGATTcctgctgaccaggagctgaaCTGGTCCCAGTAAGGGGGTTATTTATACCCCAGAAGGCCCAGTCACCCTGCACAGAAAGTTTCCTGCCCTTGTAAACCTCACTGGACAGCCAGACCCCAAGAAGTGGAATGTCAGAGCTGCATGTCTGACTATTGGCCGGTCCATCGCTCCTTTCGGGTGAGGCGTGACAGAACTGGGTACGAGCCCTGTTGtgccaatggggaaactgagtcgcAGAGGTGGACGTGACTTGGTGGTGTCGCAGTGtgtcggtggcagagctgggactggagccaggagctgggactcCCAGTCCCATGTTCTGACCGCTAGACGCTGCTGCCTGGCTGGTGGGACTCTGCTCTCCCCAAGGGATCCCAGTGAAGGTGTCTCTGTCCCGTTCTGCTGCAGGTAGCCGAGACCTGCCAGCTGGCGGTCAAGAGGCTCGAATGGCTGCAGAAGAACAAGGAAGCACCTGGCGCCGGCCCCTATCTGTCTGTGGACCCGGCTCCCCCTGACGAGGAGAAGGACGTCGCCAAGCTGCGGGAGACCCTGCTGGATGAGTCGCGCCCGCTATTCGATCGGTACCGCGCCATGTTCGCCCTGAGGAACGTGGGGGGCGAGGCCGCGGCGCTGGCGCTGGCTGACGGTGAGAGAGCCCCGGATGGCCGATGCTGTGGCTTCTCCTCGCCCTCTCCCCTGGCCCAAGCTGAGTCCAGAGATCCCCGGTGGGGGGCCCCACTGCTGTGCTGTCCCTGGGACCCATCCCTGTCTgagcagctgggcttcctggctggGTTGTATCCCTGCTATTCCCAGCACCCTCCACCAGGGGTCACCCTAGGGCGTGCCTCACCTACCTGGTCACAGGGCACGGTCTCagcagcaccctccccccccagcctgagccaggGATGGGACGAGCAAATGTGGCCCCCTGTGTCCCCCCCATGTTTTGTAATCCACTTACCCCGGGACGTGGCTCCACTGGAGCCTTTGCCCCTTGCATGCCCCGTCCCATGCCTGCTGGGTGGGAGAGCCCACAGCatgtgtcccccccgccccctccgggaACCCTCTAGGGCGTCATGCCTGAGTTCAGGATCCTCCATGGCAACGGGCTGGCCCTGTGCCGCTGGAATCCAGAGCCGCAGAGCGGGGGGCGGGCAGACAGCAGAGCCTCTGCCCTCAGCAGggccaagcccccaccccctccccaggaatCGCCTGGAATCTCGGCTCCCTGAAAGGGGACCAGCCGCTCGTGCTCTGCCCCCTCTG
Coding sequences within it:
- the DOHH gene encoding deoxyhypusine hydroxylase codes for the protein MVTEEEVEAIGRTLVDTMQPLKARFRALFTLRNVGGQAAIDWISRAFGDESALLKHELAYCLGQMQDERAIPCLVRVLQDTSQEPMVRHEAGEALGAIGNPQVLDVLRRYSEDPVIEVAETCQLAVKRLEWLQKNKEAPGAGPYLSVDPAPPDEEKDVAKLRETLLDESRPLFDRYRAMFALRNVGGEAAALALADGLVCGSALFRHEIGFVLGQMQHEACVPQLTAALESVAENPMVRHECAEALGSIAKESCLETLRAFAQDGERVVRESCEVALDMYDYANGPEFQYADGLSKLQASG